ATCAGGTCAAAGTCCAGATAGTGGGTGGTGGCCGAAACGATGGCCTTCGCTCGCTTGGCAGGATCGGAGGACTTGAAAATGCCGCTTCCCACAAACACCGACTCGGCGCCCAGTTGCATCATCAACGAGGCGTCCGCTGGGGTGGCCACTCCTCCGGCGGCAAAGTTGGGCACAGGCAGCCGACCGTGTTCCTTGACGTAGCGCACCAGTTCCACCGGCGCTCCGAGGCGTTTGGCCTCTGCCACCAACTCCTCGTCGCCCAAAGTGGTGATGCGCCGGATGGCCGACTGCACCATGCGCATGTGGCGCACCGCTTCGACTATGTTGCCGCTCCCGGCCTCGCCCTTGGTCCTGATCATGGCCGCTCCCTCGGCGATGCGGCGCAAGGCCTCTCCCAAATCCCGGCACCCGCAGACAAACGGCACTTTGAACTTCCACTTGTCGATGTGGTGTTCCTCGTCGGCCGGCGTCAACACCTCACTTTCGTCGATGAAATCCACGCCCAAGGCCTCGAGCACCTGCGCCTCGGCGAAGTGGCCAATGCGACATTTGGCCATGACCGGAATGGAGACCGCCTTCTGAATGGCCTTGATAACCGCCGGGTCCGACATCCGCGCTACGCCACCTTGGGCGCGGATGTCGGCCGGTACGCGCTCCAGAGCCATGACCGCCACCGCGCCGGCGTCCTCAGCGATCCTTGCCTGCTCGGCGTTAGTCACGTCCATGATCACCCCGCCCTTGAGCATCTCGGCGAGGCCGACCTTCAACTTCATGTCTTCGGCTGTTTTCATCTATCAAAACCTCTCTACAAGACCCTTGCCCTGTTTGTTGAGCGTGCTAAATATATCAAATCGGGGGGCAAAGTGCAAGGAGCAATCGTGGTGCGGATGGAGGCAGGCAACTCCTCCCGGGGCTGCGGTCACCGCCAGAGCTGTGAGGAACAGGCCCGGCCTTCTGCCTCCTGAACCTTCCCTGCGCCACCTCAGGCCGAATGCGCTTCGGAGAACGGGCGTGCATCGCCTTCATGCGATGCACGCGGCCCCGAGGCCGCGTACCGAAGGGACTCCCGAACCCCGCAAGGCATGAAGGCATTGCGCTCCGACCCAACCTTCAGGACTGAAAGCCCGCTCTTCCCCGAGTCGCAGTACGTGAAGGCACCAAGCTCCAACTGCGTCCCGGGCGCCGCCTCTCAGCTACGCGGAAGCCGCAATTCATCAAAGCAAAAGGAAGTCCGACGACGAAAGAGTTCGTCAACGACGCTTCCCGCGTCGCTTTACGGCAGGAAGAGCTCAGTCAGCCGGTCACCCACGGCCATCAGGCTGGGCTCATTGCGGTTGGTCAACACGATCACACTGAAGCGATCGTCCGGGTAGCGCTGGATTAGAGTGGCAAAGCCGCAAGTGCTCCCGGTGTGGTGCATGCGCCGCCGGCCACGATAGACGTCCAGCCGCCAGCCATGGCCGTAGGCGGTGCTTGTGCCGTCGTTCAACAGGCCAGGGGTGAAGGCCCTCTCAAGCGTTTCAAACGAAACAAGGCGTTCGTCGTACAGCGCCTGGTCCCATCGCAAAAGGTCGCGCAGCGAAGAGTAGATGCCGCCGTCACCGAGCACGGCACTGGTAGGGCTCTGGTCCCGAAACACAAAGCCGCCTTCGGCAAGGACCTGGTAACCGTAAGACCTACAAAGCACAGGCGGCCCATTTTTCTCGTAGGCAATCGTCGAAGTCATGCCCGCCGGGATGAACACGTTCTCACGGAGAAAGTCGGCGAACCGCTTCCTTGACACCTTCTCCACCACCATGGCCAAGACAGCATAGCCGGAATTGCTGTAGCGAAACTGGCTCCCCGGCGGAAAGT
The DNA window shown above is from Calditrichota bacterium and carries:
- the pdxS gene encoding pyridoxal 5'-phosphate synthase lyase subunit PdxS encodes the protein MKTAEDMKLKVGLAEMLKGGVIMDVTNAEQARIAEDAGAVAVMALERVPADIRAQGGVARMSDPAVIKAIQKAVSIPVMAKCRIGHFAEAQVLEALGVDFIDESEVLTPADEEHHIDKWKFKVPFVCGCRDLGEALRRIAEGAAMIRTKGEAGSGNIVEAVRHMRMVQSAIRRITTLGDEELVAEAKRLGAPVELVRYVKEHGRLPVPNFAAGGVATPADASLMMQLGAESVFVGSGIFKSSDPAKRAKAIVSATTHYLDFDLIARVSEGLGEPMRGIDVASLPEEERMAVRGW
- a CDS encoding beta-lactamase family protein, encoding MDCRDWWMLSKAWLSVALAGAFFACGCANTKLRQVDEFFRAYSGQVPGAAVMVIHKGHPIVTRCYGLANLEQRQPVRECTNFRLASVSKQFTAMCIMILAERGLLRYDQTLREIFPAFPPYGDAVTIDHLLHHTSGLIDYESLLPDTMRWQVSDADVLRMMMEQDSTYFPPGSQFRYSNSGYAVLAMVVEKVSRKRFADFLRENVFIPAGMTSTIAYEKNGPPVLCRSYGYQVLAEGGFVFRDQSPTSAVLGDGGIYSSLRDLLRWDQALYDERLVSFETLERAFTPGLLNDGTSTAYGHGWRLDVYRGRRRMHHTGSTCGFATLIQRYPDDRFSVIVLTNRNEPSLMAVGDRLTELFLP